One window of the Bradysia coprophila strain Holo2 chromosome X unlocalized genomic scaffold, BU_Bcop_v1 contig_26, whole genome shotgun sequence genome contains the following:
- the LOC119069178 gene encoding uncharacterized protein LOC119069178 isoform X1 → MKLLINGKLCLYYLLCVLNHQANSLNLIAYVSQNGLFGQFQFSPHSNTEIKITTELATTLQYPDQIWSWGINEFPVDYSIVDHKRCSNEQLGKQLINFDDALGYLTLPGNETTTWFSNMTLTGEKGLWGKSLVLSNPNTDFTICATISTKDQDTDHLAEARFHSKIAGSIYFRWLSAKRSDHSDTLIHSNLYHNQKLSENDDTDYTSHSWKLYITDIFDDKTDRPEENCNVLQLVFDPQNLANGKSIGDIDSRLGDIKIAAKMKSMRQIFQDDLLKLLPNDLTGPQRQLYVVIFDSVHRENFLGCAKIRHVRSRMVKSTINNMGVKGEITMQQKLKFEPTWVAFNFFAASNKSRENIELVRSVSKILIADLPPNPIFANKLDFCSTSGEMFNPTGIDLSKTPPPGLGTQDQYAVGDITGKLKSQINTELTGEYLDLYMPLEGTNSVVHRGFTIERHDDSANITAKTKYHSCGTLTLYDDTTHYQTAMFTAEVLFRYPIVGRILFRQPRDEPWVDTTIIVEYLIHADGSTLNKSLDHRWAIHHHPPGMDFYNWTARCLSTGDVYNPYKVNYENNLPTECFNLNVGMCRLGDLINRLGSLSIAGSKAERGVSRRMFTDVNLPLSGHNSILGKSLVIYDDFGPVARGERLACSIIGGYHWRKAVARDWYANGVPLSLAGKLEMFQQSEYDLTNVEVHFKELKDNSGYHVHVTPIESDLEFPCEDSSLYGHWNPREIDPKKSPPPAFGTSDQYELGDLSGKFGTLDNVEEYMNAYNDTNLPLYGYETVLGRSIVIHKKMHNLRWACSTLERGYSPHEAREIRAIASFHHPYGYAYGYIRFTQLIHNDGSKSDTVIEVKLQHPGENDRNITYNHHWNIFVNPVGVDATVKQTATRCVAGGYIWNPFYTQLADPLNMDLYHTECGTDNPLRCYVGDVSARVGTIDIGHKRVVFSDQNFPLEGTQSAVGRSIVIFGPNYSSERYACANIEPDHDIVKYINLQKPPKFVVAQFLEDARHVMGLPKWMLSIDSRKTKTLHNGACIQMIVHFKGAQAHQIEIDFSKLLTSGRLDEPVIKIPGYVNQKRKKTLSYRICSVRDPNEKNKKLVLRPGNQRSYGISIQVNVLLLFVNAIILRAAI, encoded by the exons atgaaactaCTGATTAATGGAAAGTTATGTTTGTACTACTTGTTGTGCGTTTTGAATCATCAAG cGAACTCACTGAATTTGATCGCTTATGTATCGCAAAATGGATTGTTTGGACAATTTCAATTCTCTCCACACTCAAAtactgaaattaaaattactaCCGAGCTAGCAACCACGCTCCAATATCCTGATCAAATATGGAGCTGGGGAATAAATGAGTTTCCAGTTGACTACAGTATTGTCGATCACAAACGATGCAGCAATGAACAACTGGGAAAACAGTTAATCAATTTTGATGATGCCCTCGGCTACTTAACACTGCCAGGAAATGAGACAACTACTTGGTTCAGCAATATGACCCTGACTG gcGAGAAAGGTCTCTGGGGAAAGTCACTAGTTTTGTCGAATCCCAATACAGATTTCACAATTTGCGCTACCATATCCACAAAAGATCAAGACACCGATCACTTAGCTGAAGCCAGATTTCATTCGAAAATTGCTGGTTCCATTTACTTCCGTTGGCTGTCCGCTAAGAGGAGTGATCATTCGGACACATTAATTCATTCGAATTTGTACCACAATCAGAAACTATCGGAGAACGATGACACAGATTACACGAGCCACTCGTGGAAACTGTACATTACCGACATCTTCGACGACAAAACCGATCGACCGGAAGAGAATTGCAATGTTTTGCAATTAGTGTTTGATCCACAAAATTTGGCGAACGGGAAATCGATTGGCGATATCGATTCGCGGTTGGGTGACATCAAAATTGCCGCtaaaatgaaatcaatgaGACAGATATTTCAAGATGATTTGCTGAAATTGCTTCCGAATGATTTAACCGGTCCGCAACGTCAACTGTATGTGGTCATATTCGATAGTGTGCATAGGGAAAACTTCCTTGGCTGTGCCAAAATCCGTCATGTTAGATCGAGAATGGTGAA GTCGACAATAAACAACATGGGAGTCAAGGGAGAGATTACAATGCAACAAAAGTTGAAATTCGAGCCTACTTGGGtagctttcaatttttttgcagCGTCTAACAAGTCTCGAGAAAATATCGAATTGGTTCGTAGTGTTTCCAAGATTCTAATTGCAGATCTACCACCGAATCCAATTTTCGCTAATAAACTGGACTTTTGTTCCACGTCTGGCGAAATGTTCAATCCCACCGGTATCGATTTAAGCAAAACTCCACCACCCGGCCTGGGAACTCAAGATCAATATGCCGTTGGTGATATAACTGGAAAACTGAAATCTCAAATCAATACCGAATTGACTGGCGAATATTTGGATTTATACATGCCCTTGGAAGGAACGAATAGTGTAGTTCATCGTGGTTTTACCATTGAAAGACACGATGATAGCGCGAACATTACCGCTAAAACCAAATATCATTCATGCGGTACGTTAACACTGTACGATGATACGACACATTATCAAACCGCAATGTTTACGGCTGAGGTATTGTTTCGATATCCAATTGTTGGACGCATACTATTCCGTCAGCCACGCGACGAGCCATGGGTCGACACAACGATCATTGTTGAATATTTAATCCATGCGGATGGTTCAACTTTAAACAAATCGCTTGATCATCGATGGGCAATTCATCACCATCCACCGGGAATGGATTTCTATAATTGGACGGCGAGATGCTTAAGTACTGGCGATGTTTACAATCCGTACAAA gTCAACTACGAGAATAATCTTCCGACAGAATGTTTTAATTTGAACGTCGGAATGTGCCGATTAGGCGATCTTATCAATCGTCTTGGATCGTTGTCAATAGCTGGCAGTAAAGCCGAACGTGGGGTCAGTCGACGGATGTTTACCGATGTAAATTTACCTCTATCTGGTCACAACAGTATCCTCGGAAAGTCACTAGTCATTTATGATGATTTTGGTCCAGTGGCTCGAGGAGAGCGATTGGCATGCTCAAT AATCGGCGGTTACCATTGGCGAAAAGCAGTCGCAAGAGATTGGTATGCGAATGGAGTCCCGTTATCGCTTGCCGGGAAACTTGAAATGTTTCAGCAATCCGAATACGATCTTACAAATGTAGAGGTGCATTTTAAAGAACTGAAAGACAACAGCGGTTATCACGTTCACGTC ACTCCCATCGAAAGTGATTTAGAGTTTCCGTGCGAAGATTCGTCACTATATGGCCATTGGAATCCACGCGAAATAGATCCGAAAAAGTCACCTCCACCTGCATTCGGCACGTCCGATCAGTACGAACTGGGTGATTTGAGTGGAAAATTTGGAACGTTAGACAATGTTGAGGAATATATGAATGCATACAATGACACCAATTTACCGTTGTATGGATATGAAACGGTGTTGG gaaGATCCATTGTCATACACAAGAAAATGCATAACTTGCGCTGGGCCTGCAGTACACTGGAACGCGGTTACAGTCCTCATGAAGCACGAGAGATTCGTGCAATAGCCTCATTCCATCACCCGTACGGCTATGCTTATGGATACATTCGCTTTACGCAACTCATTCACAATGATGGCAGTAAAAGTGACACAGTCATTGAAGTGAAGCTGCAACACCCGGGCGAGAACGATCGGAATATC ACGTACAATCATCATTGGAATATATTTGTGAATCCTGTTGGTGTAGATGCGACTGTAAAGCAGACCGCTACGAGATGTGTGGCTGGCGGATATATCTGGAATCCGTTTTATACGCAACTGGCCGATccattaaat ATGGATCTTTATCATACTGAATGTGGGACAGATAATCCACTCAGGTGTTATGTTGGTGATGTATCGGCTAGGGTTGGAACGATTG ACATTGGGCACAAGCGAGTCGTATTTTCCGATCAAAACTTTCCACTTGAAGGTACTCAAAGCGCTGTTGGTCGATCTATTGTTATCTTCGGACCAAATTATTCGTCAGAACGATATGCGTGCGCTAATATCGAGCCAGATCACGACATTGTCAAATATATCAACTTACAAAAGCCGCCAAAGTTTGTGGT GGCTCAATTTCTGGAGGACGCACGACACGTGATGGGCCTACCGAAATGGATGTTAAGCATCGATTcgagaaaaacgaaaacattgcACAACGGCGCTTGTATTCAAATGATTGTCCATTTTAAGGGAGCCCAGGCTCATCAAatcgaaatcgatttttcgaaattgcTTACCAGTGGCAGATTGGACGAGCCAGTCATTAAAATTCCGGGCTATGTGAATCAGaagcgaaaaaaaacgttgtcgTATCGCATTTGTTCCGTACGTGATCCGAATGAAAAAA ATAAAAAATTAGTACTGCGACCCGGCAATCAACGAAGCTATGGTATCTCCATACAGGTCAACGTGCTACTACTATTCGTGAATGCAATTATTCTTCGAGCTGcgatttaa
- the LOC119069178 gene encoding uncharacterized protein LOC119069178 isoform X2, whose product MKLLINGKLCLYYLLCVLNHQANSLNLIAYVSQNGLFGQFQFSPHSNTEIKITTELATTLQYPDQIWSWGINEFPVDYSIVDHKRCSNEQLGKQLINFDDALGYLTLPGNETTTWFSNMTLTGEKGLWGKSLVLSNPNTDFTICATISTKDQDTDHLAEARFHSKIAGSIYFRWLSAKRSDHSDTLIHSNLYHNQKLSENDDTDYTSHSWKLYITDIFDDKTDRPEENCNVLQLVFDPQNLANGKSIGDIDSRLGDIKIAAKMKSMRQIFQDDLLKLLPNDLTGPQRQLYVVIFDSVHRENFLGCAKIRHVRSRMVKSTINNMGVKGEITMQQKLKFEPTWVAFNFFAASNKSRENIELVRSVSKILIADLPPNPIFANKLDFCSTSGEMFNPTGIDLSKTPPPGLGTQDQYAVGDITGKLKSQINTELTGEYLDLYMPLEGTNSVVHRGFTIERHDDSANITAKTKYHSCGTLTLYDDTTHYQTAMFTAEVLFRYPIVGRILFRQPRDEPWVDTTIIVEYLIHADGSTLNKSLDHRWAIHHHPPGMDFYNWTARCLSTGDVYNPYKVNYENNLPTECFNLNVGMCRLGDLINRLGSLSIAGSKAERGVSRRMFTDVNLPLSGHNSILGKSLVIYDDFGPVARGERLACSIIGGYHWRKAVARDWYANGVPLSLAGKLEMFQQSEYDLTNVEVHFKELKDNSGYHVHVTPIESDLEFPCEDSSLYGHWNPREIDPKKSPPPAFGTSDQYELGDLSGKFGTLDNVEEYMNAYNDTNLPLYGYETVLGRSIVIHKKMHNLRWACSTLERGYSPHEAREIRAIASFHHPYGYAYGYIRFTQLIHNDGSKSDTVIEVKLQHPGENDRNITYNHHWNIFVNPVGVDATVKQTATRCVAGGYIWNPFYTQLADPLNRNDERRENRSY is encoded by the exons atgaaactaCTGATTAATGGAAAGTTATGTTTGTACTACTTGTTGTGCGTTTTGAATCATCAAG cGAACTCACTGAATTTGATCGCTTATGTATCGCAAAATGGATTGTTTGGACAATTTCAATTCTCTCCACACTCAAAtactgaaattaaaattactaCCGAGCTAGCAACCACGCTCCAATATCCTGATCAAATATGGAGCTGGGGAATAAATGAGTTTCCAGTTGACTACAGTATTGTCGATCACAAACGATGCAGCAATGAACAACTGGGAAAACAGTTAATCAATTTTGATGATGCCCTCGGCTACTTAACACTGCCAGGAAATGAGACAACTACTTGGTTCAGCAATATGACCCTGACTG gcGAGAAAGGTCTCTGGGGAAAGTCACTAGTTTTGTCGAATCCCAATACAGATTTCACAATTTGCGCTACCATATCCACAAAAGATCAAGACACCGATCACTTAGCTGAAGCCAGATTTCATTCGAAAATTGCTGGTTCCATTTACTTCCGTTGGCTGTCCGCTAAGAGGAGTGATCATTCGGACACATTAATTCATTCGAATTTGTACCACAATCAGAAACTATCGGAGAACGATGACACAGATTACACGAGCCACTCGTGGAAACTGTACATTACCGACATCTTCGACGACAAAACCGATCGACCGGAAGAGAATTGCAATGTTTTGCAATTAGTGTTTGATCCACAAAATTTGGCGAACGGGAAATCGATTGGCGATATCGATTCGCGGTTGGGTGACATCAAAATTGCCGCtaaaatgaaatcaatgaGACAGATATTTCAAGATGATTTGCTGAAATTGCTTCCGAATGATTTAACCGGTCCGCAACGTCAACTGTATGTGGTCATATTCGATAGTGTGCATAGGGAAAACTTCCTTGGCTGTGCCAAAATCCGTCATGTTAGATCGAGAATGGTGAA GTCGACAATAAACAACATGGGAGTCAAGGGAGAGATTACAATGCAACAAAAGTTGAAATTCGAGCCTACTTGGGtagctttcaatttttttgcagCGTCTAACAAGTCTCGAGAAAATATCGAATTGGTTCGTAGTGTTTCCAAGATTCTAATTGCAGATCTACCACCGAATCCAATTTTCGCTAATAAACTGGACTTTTGTTCCACGTCTGGCGAAATGTTCAATCCCACCGGTATCGATTTAAGCAAAACTCCACCACCCGGCCTGGGAACTCAAGATCAATATGCCGTTGGTGATATAACTGGAAAACTGAAATCTCAAATCAATACCGAATTGACTGGCGAATATTTGGATTTATACATGCCCTTGGAAGGAACGAATAGTGTAGTTCATCGTGGTTTTACCATTGAAAGACACGATGATAGCGCGAACATTACCGCTAAAACCAAATATCATTCATGCGGTACGTTAACACTGTACGATGATACGACACATTATCAAACCGCAATGTTTACGGCTGAGGTATTGTTTCGATATCCAATTGTTGGACGCATACTATTCCGTCAGCCACGCGACGAGCCATGGGTCGACACAACGATCATTGTTGAATATTTAATCCATGCGGATGGTTCAACTTTAAACAAATCGCTTGATCATCGATGGGCAATTCATCACCATCCACCGGGAATGGATTTCTATAATTGGACGGCGAGATGCTTAAGTACTGGCGATGTTTACAATCCGTACAAA gTCAACTACGAGAATAATCTTCCGACAGAATGTTTTAATTTGAACGTCGGAATGTGCCGATTAGGCGATCTTATCAATCGTCTTGGATCGTTGTCAATAGCTGGCAGTAAAGCCGAACGTGGGGTCAGTCGACGGATGTTTACCGATGTAAATTTACCTCTATCTGGTCACAACAGTATCCTCGGAAAGTCACTAGTCATTTATGATGATTTTGGTCCAGTGGCTCGAGGAGAGCGATTGGCATGCTCAAT AATCGGCGGTTACCATTGGCGAAAAGCAGTCGCAAGAGATTGGTATGCGAATGGAGTCCCGTTATCGCTTGCCGGGAAACTTGAAATGTTTCAGCAATCCGAATACGATCTTACAAATGTAGAGGTGCATTTTAAAGAACTGAAAGACAACAGCGGTTATCACGTTCACGTC ACTCCCATCGAAAGTGATTTAGAGTTTCCGTGCGAAGATTCGTCACTATATGGCCATTGGAATCCACGCGAAATAGATCCGAAAAAGTCACCTCCACCTGCATTCGGCACGTCCGATCAGTACGAACTGGGTGATTTGAGTGGAAAATTTGGAACGTTAGACAATGTTGAGGAATATATGAATGCATACAATGACACCAATTTACCGTTGTATGGATATGAAACGGTGTTGG gaaGATCCATTGTCATACACAAGAAAATGCATAACTTGCGCTGGGCCTGCAGTACACTGGAACGCGGTTACAGTCCTCATGAAGCACGAGAGATTCGTGCAATAGCCTCATTCCATCACCCGTACGGCTATGCTTATGGATACATTCGCTTTACGCAACTCATTCACAATGATGGCAGTAAAAGTGACACAGTCATTGAAGTGAAGCTGCAACACCCGGGCGAGAACGATCGGAATATC ACGTACAATCATCATTGGAATATATTTGTGAATCCTGTTGGTGTAGATGCGACTGTAAAGCAGACCGCTACGAGATGTGTGGCTGGCGGATATATCTGGAATCCGTTTTATACGCAACTGGCCGATccattaaat AGAAACGATGAAAGAAGAGAGAACAGAAGCTACTGA
- the LOC119069237 gene encoding uncharacterized protein LOC119069237, with protein MLKIILVLCSLNSAFGNFIGPFVLWGRSELQTFDVPALESVDDKLLRNLYSESTAVVMFLRNSSNSLNVQNYPKFKDIIDESQWTYLSQHWLSSDPVDYNTNTEVYNLIGGSSEQDVEIDEIYRNAIKKHGAGNVLGILATKSDNHDIYKREAVEEASTTDSPTEEPMDEYLVYYETGKAILHTTNAPKLFENGNVTELLVHGLVKTDERDGLFRIIVSFFKVKRENEPKLTLRFRFKISDGYWSLTSVEVEDSKKLEVFYLIGKPITAPLQFSYKCAQTIVFRSNSTAASKLNLTLQDVQVQPLMNGSSQFGDAYDCVGFTSAPIWSGIIVTAFISAIIMLGLLCILEIKPPNKFENNRGKQLTFTVQE; from the exons atgttgaaaataattttagttttgtgtTCATTGAATAGTGCTTTTGGTAATTTTATCGGACCATTTGTGCTATGGGGCCGATCCGAGCTACAAACATTTGATGTGCCAGCATTGGAGAGTGTTGATGATAAATTGTTGAGAAACTTGTACTCGGAAAGTACTGCTGTTGTTATGTTTCTAAGGAATTCATCCAATTCATTGAATGTGCAAAATTATCCAAAATTCAAAGATATAATCGATGAAAGTCAATGGACTTATCTATCGCAGCACTGGTTATCATCGGATCCAGTCGATTACAACACAAATACAGAG GTTTACAACCTAATTGGAGGATCATCCGAGCAGGACGTCGAAATTGATGAAATCTACAGGAATGCAATTAAGAAGCATGGCGCGGGAAATGTGCTTGGAATACTAGCTACCAAATCCGACAACCATGACATTTATAAGCGTGAAGCTGTTGAAGAAGCATCAACGACAGATTCGCCAACCGAAGAACCAATGGATGAGTATCTAGTGTATTATGAAACAG GAAAGgcaattttacatacaactaaTGCACCGAAACTCTTCGAGAATGGCAATGTAACCGAATTACTGGTCCATGGTCTGGTCAAAACCGACGAACGCGACGGGCTGTTCCGTATCATAGTGTCGTTTTTCAAGGTTAAACGTGAAAATGAACCAAAGTTAACGTTACGGTTTCGATTCAAAATATCGGACGGTTACTGGTCGTTGACTTCTGTAGAAGTTGAAGACTCGAAAAAGCTCGAAGTATTCTATTTGATTGGAAAACCAATAACAGCTCCACtacaattttcatacaaatgtgCACAAACTATAGTTTTTAGAAGTAATTCCACCGCTgcatcgaaattaaatttgacgctacaagACGTTCAG GTTCAACCACTAATGAATGGATCGTCGCAATTTGGCGATGCTTATGACTGTGTGGGATTCACATCAGCGCCCATTTGGTCAGGAATCATTGTAACTGCATTCATATCAGCGATCATTATGCTAGGATTACTTTGCATTCTAGAAATTAAACCAccgaataaatttgaaaataatcgcGGTAAGCAGCTCACGTTTACCGTTCaggaataa
- the LOC119069231 gene encoding alanyl-tRNA editing protein Aarsd1, translated as MVFKCQEDSYLKEFATTVVRCEPTEFNAKINNDDASVKGYEVVLEDTIIFPEGGGQPCDHGLLNEKPVLNVIRKGAIAIHYVQSEDSFNVGDVVQQKVDWDRRFDHMQQHSGQHLITAIFEQDFGFDTTTWNLGSDTSFVELDTSNVTPDQLQKAEQKINKFIAEQTNVSVVRVSGNEKEIPPEVTRATRGLPKDHVGDIRVVTFDGIESNMCCGTHVKNLAELQMVKLLNVEKCKGRVLVHFVVGNRVLKKLAECFNRELETNVLLKCGPPTHLEMIQKIKENLRTTQRTFGKVMKELAVHEADKVKQLPDPPKYYCLHRSDGIESDFFSVFTRHLNNKDMFLLLTSGDESSTKGQMLCQGKVDDVDKLGRALCELLDGKGNGKNGRFQGKVNNLKKLDECRRVIREYFDK; from the exons ATGGTGTTCAAGTGTCAAGAAGATAGCTACTTGAAAGAA TTCGCTACAACCGTGGTTCGCTGCGAGCCTACCGAAttcaatgcaaaaataaataacgaCGATGCATCGGTTAAAGGATACGAAGTTGTTCTTGAAGATACAATTATCTTTCCTGAAGGAGGTGGCCAG CCCTGTGACCACGGTCTTCTGAATGAAAAACCTGTGCTAAATGTCATCCGTAAGGGAGCAATCGCTATTCATTACGTTCAATCGGAGGATTCATTTAACGTCGGCGATGTTGTACAACAAAAGGTCGATTGGGATCGTCGATTCGATCATATGCAACAACATTcag GTCAGCATTTGATAACCGCTATATTCGAACAAGACTTTGGCTTTGACACAACGACTTGGAACTTGGGTTCGGACACCTCTTTCGTCGAATTAGACACCAGCAATGTGACACCAGATCAGTTGCAGAAAGcggaacaaaaaattaacaaattcaTTGCAGAGCAGACAAATGTGTCGGTGGTGCGGGTCAGCGGCAATGAAAAGGAAATACCGCCAGAG GTAACTAGAGCAACCCGTGGCCTACCCAAAGATCATGTCGGTGATATACGAGTGGTGACTTTCGACGGGATCGAGAGCAATATGTGTTGTGGCACCCACGTTAAAAATCTGGCTGAGCTTCAAATGGTGAAGCTTTTGAATGTGGAAAAGTGCAAGGGACGAGTGTTGGTTCATTTCGTTGTCGGCAATAGAGTACTGAAGAAATTGGCTGAGTGTTTCAACAGAGAACTGGAAACGAATGTACTACTCAA ATGCGGCCCACCTACTCACCTTGAAATGATCCAGAAAATCAAGGAAAATTTACGAACAACTCAACGCACCTTCGGAAAGGTCATGAAAGAACTAGCTGTCCACGAAGCCGATAAAGTCAAACAATTACCGGATCCACCCAAATATTACTGTTTACATCGATCCGATGGAATCGAATCCGATTTCTTCTCCGTTTTCACTCGGCACCTCAACAACAAGGACATGTTTCTGTTGTTAACATCTGGCGATGAATCGTCAACAAAGGGTCAAATGCTATGCCAAGGAAAAGTCGATGATGTTGATAAGCTCGGTCGAGCTTTGTGCGAATTGCTGGATGGCAAAGGGAACGGCAAAAATGGTAGATTCCAAGGGAAggtaaacaatttgaaaaaacttgATGAATGTCGAAGGGTTATCCGAGAatatttcgataaataa